One Faecalicatena sp. Marseille-Q4148 DNA window includes the following coding sequences:
- a CDS encoding ABC transporter permease: MKENEKKDDLFRFVEYSAEAAERTGYSDYSYWKSVFQNFLKKKSAVFMAVVFFALVIFSFVALHIGKYEYTALKADSALAFQTPNSEFWFGTDNLGRDYWCQVWYAAQTSIKLALIVALGECVVGVIIGCLWGYIRKLDRILTEVYNIINNVPVIIYMTLIALLVGQSFTIMCVSLIGFGWLTMARNVRNLVIMYRDREYNLASRCLGTPVWRVLTKNILPYLISIIILRLALSIPATIALESTLSYLGLGLGIDTPSLGILLRNARNFFLERPYLLIFPAVIVSIITVTFYLVGNAFSDAADPRNHV; the protein is encoded by the coding sequence ATGAAAGAGAATGAAAAGAAAGATGATTTATTCCGGTTTGTAGAATACTCAGCAGAAGCAGCAGAGCGTACCGGATATTCTGACTATTCTTATTGGAAATCCGTGTTCCAGAACTTCCTCAAAAAGAAATCAGCGGTATTTATGGCTGTAGTCTTTTTTGCATTAGTTATTTTCTCGTTTGTAGCACTGCACATTGGAAAATATGAATATACTGCGCTGAAGGCAGATTCAGCTTTGGCATTCCAGACGCCGAACAGTGAATTCTGGTTTGGAACAGATAACCTGGGACGTGATTACTGGTGTCAGGTATGGTATGCGGCGCAGACATCTATTAAGCTGGCGCTGATCGTTGCACTTGGCGAATGTGTTGTTGGTGTTATTATTGGATGTCTTTGGGGATATATCCGTAAACTGGATCGTATCTTAACTGAGGTTTATAATATCATTAATAATGTTCCGGTTATCATCTATATGACATTGATCGCGCTGCTTGTAGGACAGTCTTTTACAATCATGTGTGTATCTCTGATTGGTTTTGGATGGCTCACGATGGCGAGAAATGTTCGAAACCTTGTTATTATGTATCGTGACAGAGAATACAATCTGGCATCACGATGTCTTGGAACACCGGTATGGAGAGTACTTACAAAGAACATCTTACCATATTTGATCAGTATCATTATTTTGAGACTGGCATTATCAATTCCGGCAACGATTGCTCTTGAGTCTACACTGTCCTATCTTGGACTTGGACTTGGAATTGACACACCGTCACTTGGTATTCTGCTTCGGAATGCCCGTAACTTCTTCCTGGAACGTCCGTATCTTCTGATTTTCCCGGCGGTAATCGTATCTATTATTACAGTTACGTTCTATCTTGTCGGAAATGCATTCTCTGATGCGGCTGATCCGAGAAACCATGTATAG